A region from the Halomarina litorea genome encodes:
- a CDS encoding phage holin family protein: protein MTSLTEVYEGGSGGDDLRRLYLGVGLFLVGVVFALAGIVFATTGLGAGFGMSWWQQREVAGVLAGIGIPAVFLGVLTVLPASRFVRGAAVAGAAVATLGVLLFYLVYPNSWVGDPANYSLPVLGVYFLGAIATFWCLFTGVANFKTRNDPGGTVKLEITQGGETRVVEVEGDGLSRRLGGIGLLGATPDGEIQTQTAGSTARSDGGTTAQSANDTARPASEGAELLGEEESSDATDAYCGNCAHFSYVRTGDGLKPYCGYHEGLMDDMDPCPEWEKN from the coding sequence ATGACCAGCCTCACGGAGGTGTACGAGGGGGGAAGCGGTGGGGACGACCTCCGACGGCTGTACCTCGGCGTCGGCCTCTTTCTCGTCGGCGTCGTCTTCGCGCTGGCCGGTATCGTCTTCGCGACGACGGGTCTCGGGGCCGGGTTCGGCATGTCGTGGTGGCAACAGCGGGAGGTGGCCGGCGTCCTCGCGGGTATCGGCATCCCGGCCGTGTTCCTCGGCGTCCTCACCGTCCTCCCGGCGAGTCGGTTCGTCCGCGGCGCCGCCGTCGCGGGCGCGGCGGTGGCGACCCTCGGCGTCCTCCTCTTCTACCTCGTCTACCCGAACAGCTGGGTCGGCGACCCGGCGAACTACTCCCTGCCGGTCCTCGGCGTCTACTTCCTCGGTGCCATCGCCACGTTCTGGTGTCTGTTCACCGGCGTCGCGAACTTCAAGACGCGCAACGACCCCGGCGGCACCGTCAAGCTCGAGATCACGCAGGGCGGCGAGACGCGCGTCGTCGAAGTCGAGGGCGACGGACTCTCCCGGCGACTCGGCGGCATCGGCCTCCTCGGCGCGACGCCCGACGGCGAGATTCAGACGCAGACGGCCGGTTCGACCGCCCGGAGCGACGGCGGCACGACGGCGCAGTCCGCGAACGACACCGCCCGCCCCGCCTCGGAGGGCGCGGAACTGCTCGGCGAGGAGGAGTCGAGCGACGCCACGGACGCCTACTGCGGCAACTGCGCGCACTTCAGCTACGTCCGGACCGGCGACGGCCTCAAACCCTACTGCGGCTACCACGAGGGACTCATGGACGACATGGACCCGTGCCCGGAGTGGGAGAAGAACTGA
- the lonB gene encoding ATP-dependent protease LonB, which yields MSNNNADEVPSGDGEVELPDDRRDQSESDLGRDVATDMEVDEEATDELLGGLQIETTADIEVPERLVDQVIGQDHARDIILKAAKQRRHVMMIGSPGTGKSMLAKAMSQLLPREELQDVLVYHNPDDGNEPKVRTVPAGKGEQIVEAHKEEARKRNQMRSFLMWIIIAIVIGYALLIEGAVLLGILAAGVIYLAFRYSSRGSDAMIPNLLVNNADHQTAPFEDATGAHAGALLGDVRHDPFQSGGMETPSHDRVEAGGIHKANKGVLFVDEINTLDIRSQQKLMTAIQEGAFAITGQSERSSGAMVQTEPVPCDFVMVAAGNLDAMENMHPALRSRIKGYGYEVYMDDTIEDTAEMRRKYARFVAQEVEKDGRLPHFSKAAVEEVILEAQRRSGRKGHLTLELRNLGGLVRVAGDIARAENAEQTTRDHVLQAKRRSRSIEQQLADDYIERRKDYDMTVAEGDVVGRVNGLAVMGEDSGIVMPVMAEVAPSQGPGQVIATGKLQDIAQEAVQNVSAIIKKFSDEDISEQDIHIQYVQSYEGVQGDSASVTMATAVISALENIPIDQSIAMTGSLSVRGDVLPVGGVTHKIEAAAKAGLDTVIIPAANEQDVMIEDEYKDQIEIIPVHHISEVLEVALAGEPEKDSLVDRLKNITGQALERSGSKGRGSPSPQ from the coding sequence ATGAGCAATAACAACGCAGACGAGGTTCCATCGGGAGACGGGGAAGTCGAACTCCCCGACGACCGGCGGGATCAGTCCGAGTCCGACCTCGGGCGGGACGTCGCCACCGACATGGAAGTCGACGAGGAGGCGACGGACGAGCTGCTCGGCGGACTTCAGATCGAGACGACCGCAGACATCGAGGTGCCAGAGCGCCTCGTGGACCAGGTCATCGGGCAGGACCACGCCCGCGACATCATCCTCAAGGCCGCGAAACAGCGCCGACACGTGATGATGATCGGCTCCCCGGGGACCGGGAAGTCGATGCTCGCGAAGGCGATGAGCCAGCTCCTCCCGCGCGAGGAACTGCAGGACGTCCTCGTGTACCACAACCCGGACGACGGGAACGAGCCCAAGGTCCGGACGGTGCCTGCGGGGAAGGGTGAACAGATCGTCGAGGCCCACAAGGAGGAGGCACGCAAGCGCAACCAGATGCGCTCGTTCCTCATGTGGATCATCATCGCCATCGTCATCGGCTACGCGCTCCTCATCGAGGGCGCGGTCCTCCTCGGTATCCTCGCGGCCGGTGTCATCTACCTCGCGTTCCGCTACTCCTCGCGTGGCTCCGACGCGATGATTCCCAACCTGCTGGTCAACAACGCGGACCACCAGACCGCCCCCTTCGAGGACGCGACGGGCGCCCACGCGGGTGCGCTGCTGGGCGACGTCCGCCACGACCCGTTCCAGTCGGGTGGGATGGAGACGCCGAGCCACGACCGCGTCGAGGCCGGCGGCATCCACAAGGCGAACAAGGGCGTGCTGTTCGTCGACGAGATCAACACGCTCGACATCCGCAGCCAGCAGAAGCTGATGACCGCCATCCAGGAGGGCGCGTTCGCCATCACCGGGCAGAGCGAACGCTCCTCGGGTGCCATGGTCCAGACCGAACCCGTGCCGTGTGACTTCGTCATGGTCGCCGCCGGGAACCTGGACGCCATGGAGAACATGCACCCCGCGCTCCGTTCCCGCATCAAGGGGTACGGGTACGAGGTGTACATGGACGACACCATCGAGGACACCGCGGAGATGCGCCGCAAGTACGCGCGCTTCGTGGCGCAGGAAGTCGAGAAGGACGGCCGCCTGCCGCACTTCTCGAAGGCCGCCGTCGAGGAGGTCATCCTCGAGGCCCAGCGCCGGTCGGGCCGCAAGGGGCACCTCACGCTCGAACTGCGCAACCTCGGTGGCCTCGTCCGCGTCGCGGGCGACATCGCTCGCGCCGAGAACGCCGAGCAGACCACTCGCGACCACGTGCTACAGGCCAAGCGCCGCAGCCGGTCCATCGAGCAGCAACTCGCCGACGACTACATCGAGCGCCGCAAGGACTACGACATGACCGTCGCCGAGGGCGACGTGGTCGGTCGGGTCAACGGCCTCGCGGTCATGGGCGAGGACTCCGGCATCGTGATGCCCGTCATGGCCGAGGTGGCCCCCTCGCAGGGCCCCGGTCAGGTCATCGCCACCGGGAAACTGCAGGACATCGCACAGGAGGCCGTCCAGAACGTCTCGGCCATCATCAAGAAGTTCTCGGACGAGGATATCTCCGAGCAGGACATCCACATCCAGTACGTCCAGTCGTACGAGGGCGTACAGGGTGACTCCGCCAGCGTGACGATGGCCACGGCGGTCATCAGCGCACTGGAGAACATCCCCATCGACCAGAGCATCGCCATGACGGGCTCGCTCTCGGTCCGCGGGGACGTCCTGCCCGTCGGGGGCGTGACCCACAAGATCGAGGCCGCCGCGAAGGCCGGCCTCGATACGGTCATCATCCCCGCCGCGAACGAACAGGACGTGATGATCGAGGACGAGTACAAGGACCAGATCGAGATCATCCCGGTCCACCACATCAGCGAGGTCCTCGAGGTCGCCCTCGCGGGCGAACCCGAGAAGGACTCGCTGGTCGACCGCCTCAAGAACATCACCGGGCAGGCCCTCGAACGCAGCGGGTCGAAGGGTCGTGGCAGTCCCAGCCCGCAGTAG
- the polX gene encoding DNA polymerase/3'-5' exonuclease PolX, which produces MPVRNDELAALFEEFADRLEAQGVEYKHRAYRRAAENIREYPEPVADLAREGGQEAVEGIDRVGEAIAAKVVEYVETGEIEELEELREELPVEMAALTSVEGVGPKTVGKLYRALGVRTLDDLETAARAGEIQGVEGFGAKTEQNILDNLDFARQTQERQLLADARPLADDVLAYFEGVDATNRWEVAGSLRRWRATIGDVDVLAASDSPEAVVEAFTDWPEADTVIEAGTSKASVRAAGIRVDLRVTSPEEFGAALQYFTGSKAHNIRFRDRAIARDLKVNEYGVFDISDVEDPDSDQRVGEKVAGETEAEMYAALDLPWIPPELREDRGELDAADRGELPDLLEESDIRGDLHCHTEWSDGRNTVAEMVAGAEERGYDYVAVTDHATGPGMVGGVGLSDEELEEQLVEIREVGDDSDLAVFAGVEANVSAEGEISVSDDLLERLDCVVASPHAALDGDGTDRLIRAVEHPQVDILGHPTGRQLNQRPGLDVDFGRLAAHAADAGTALEVNANPNRLDLRGGAVQAAIERGATIAVNTDAHTPSSFDLVRYGVHTARRGWAERDDVLNAWDAGEVRSFLGL; this is translated from the coding sequence ATGCCCGTCCGCAACGACGAACTCGCCGCCCTCTTCGAGGAGTTCGCCGACCGACTCGAAGCGCAGGGCGTCGAGTACAAACACCGGGCGTACCGCCGGGCCGCCGAGAACATCCGCGAGTACCCCGAACCCGTGGCGGACCTCGCCCGCGAGGGCGGACAGGAGGCCGTCGAGGGAATCGACCGCGTGGGCGAGGCCATCGCCGCGAAGGTGGTCGAGTACGTCGAGACGGGCGAAATCGAGGAACTCGAAGAGCTCCGTGAGGAGTTGCCCGTCGAGATGGCCGCTCTCACGAGCGTCGAGGGCGTCGGGCCGAAGACCGTCGGGAAACTGTACCGCGCGCTCGGCGTGCGGACCCTCGACGACCTCGAAACCGCAGCGAGGGCCGGCGAGATTCAGGGGGTGGAGGGGTTCGGCGCGAAGACCGAGCAGAACATCCTCGACAACCTCGACTTCGCCCGCCAGACACAGGAACGTCAGTTGCTCGCCGACGCCCGGCCGCTGGCCGACGACGTCCTCGCGTACTTCGAGGGCGTGGACGCGACGAATCGCTGGGAGGTGGCGGGGTCGCTCCGGCGCTGGCGGGCCACCATCGGCGACGTGGACGTCCTCGCCGCGAGCGACTCCCCCGAGGCGGTCGTGGAGGCGTTCACCGACTGGCCCGAGGCAGACACCGTCATCGAAGCGGGCACCAGCAAGGCCAGCGTCCGCGCTGCGGGCATCCGCGTCGACCTGCGGGTGACGAGTCCCGAGGAGTTCGGCGCGGCCCTGCAGTACTTCACGGGCAGCAAGGCGCACAACATCCGCTTTCGCGACCGGGCCATCGCCCGCGACCTGAAGGTCAACGAGTACGGCGTCTTCGACATCTCGGACGTCGAGGACCCCGATTCGGACCAGCGCGTCGGCGAGAAGGTGGCCGGCGAGACGGAGGCGGAGATGTACGCCGCCCTCGACCTGCCGTGGATTCCCCCCGAACTCCGCGAGGACCGCGGGGAACTGGACGCCGCCGACCGGGGGGAGCTCCCGGACCTTCTCGAAGAGAGCGACATCCGCGGCGACCTGCACTGTCACACCGAGTGGTCGGACGGTCGGAACACCGTCGCGGAGATGGTCGCCGGGGCCGAGGAACGCGGCTACGACTACGTCGCTGTCACGGACCACGCCACCGGCCCGGGGATGGTCGGCGGCGTCGGCCTCTCGGACGAGGAACTGGAGGAGCAACTGGTCGAGATACGTGAGGTCGGCGACGACAGCGACCTCGCGGTGTTCGCGGGCGTGGAGGCGAACGTCTCCGCCGAGGGAGAGATATCGGTGAGTGACGACCTGCTCGAACGGCTTGACTGCGTGGTCGCCTCGCCGCACGCCGCTCTCGACGGCGACGGCACCGACCGCCTGATTCGGGCCGTCGAACACCCGCAGGTCGATATCCTCGGCCATCCGACGGGCCGCCAGTTGAACCAGCGCCCGGGCCTCGACGTCGATTTCGGCCGACTCGCCGCCCACGCCGCCGACGCGGGCACTGCCCTCGAAGTGAACGCCAACCCGAACCGACTGGACCTGCGCGGCGGCGCGGTGCAGGCCGCCATCGAGCGAGGAGCGACCATCGCCGTGAACACCGACGCCCACACCCCGTCGAGTTTCGACCTCGTGCGCTACGGCGTCCACACCGCCCGGCGCGGGTGGGCAGAGCGAGACGACGTGCTCAACGCGTGGGACGCGGGCGAGGTCCGGTCGTTCCTGGGGCTGTAG
- a CDS encoding DUF5789 family protein — protein MAEDEQEEEESGPVVELGDREHVDGAPLARPLARLHYGIERSEVVRRVGDVEIRTPDGPRTIEDALSEVDHTYFPTKEDLHGALREVVGHGPVPTSDDEE, from the coding sequence ATGGCCGAGGACGAACAAGAGGAGGAGGAATCCGGACCCGTCGTCGAACTCGGCGACCGGGAGCACGTCGACGGGGCACCGCTCGCCCGACCGCTCGCCCGACTCCACTACGGCATCGAGAGGAGCGAGGTCGTCCGCCGCGTCGGCGACGTCGAGATTCGGACCCCCGACGGGCCGCGGACCATCGAGGACGCCCTCTCCGAGGTGGACCACACCTACTTCCCCACCAAGGAGGACCTCCACGGTGCACTCCGAGAGGTCGTCGGACACGGCCCGGTCCCGACGAGCGACGACGAGGAGTAA
- the nreA gene encoding DNA repair protein NreA, giving the protein MRLDDYVAGLEQDEAARKRQLAREKSYAITEFLADVERRFDEVTQGDSLFGSTAPSIFVGSGSYPDVSAGLLAPVADAEHAAEYETGPHWYRTGYSIEDVFRARTNLLNSTQRTNVHVADEWDGFVGVQREVAIADRPVDVEVGLDGPLDVDLDVTLSDISTPTGPRAKVESAQLTENPHVPRAVKKTLSDDDWRAEGAMTYLYNRGFDVYDINRVLSAGALGQGENRRLVPTRWSITAVDDTVGNFLRGKIRNAPSVDTTQVWYNEYLGNRFWVLLAPGTWEFELVEMKAPGSIWNWKDAGYLLASDREGFEGRSGYVEETAGAYYAARLGVLEHLADIDRQAKVLVLREVTEDYWGPAGVWQVRETVRNAFGEGDPDESESFHDAVRQLVPRLPVSMDRLRRNSGTVSGLQASLGDYT; this is encoded by the coding sequence ATGCGCCTCGACGACTACGTGGCGGGACTGGAGCAGGACGAGGCCGCCCGCAAGCGCCAGTTGGCGCGGGAGAAGTCCTACGCCATCACCGAGTTCCTCGCCGACGTCGAACGGCGGTTCGACGAGGTGACACAGGGCGACTCGCTGTTCGGGTCAACCGCGCCCTCCATCTTCGTCGGGAGCGGGTCGTACCCCGACGTGTCGGCGGGGCTCCTCGCGCCCGTCGCGGACGCCGAACACGCCGCCGAGTACGAGACCGGCCCACACTGGTACCGCACCGGCTACAGCATCGAGGACGTGTTTCGGGCGCGGACGAACCTGCTCAACTCCACCCAGCGCACGAACGTCCACGTCGCCGACGAGTGGGACGGCTTTGTCGGCGTCCAGCGCGAGGTGGCAATCGCCGACCGACCCGTGGACGTGGAGGTGGGGCTGGACGGCCCCCTCGACGTGGACCTCGACGTGACGCTTTCGGACATCTCGACGCCGACCGGCCCGCGGGCGAAAGTCGAGAGCGCCCAGTTGACCGAGAACCCGCACGTCCCGCGAGCCGTGAAGAAGACGCTCTCGGACGACGACTGGCGCGCCGAAGGGGCGATGACGTACCTCTACAACCGCGGGTTCGACGTCTACGACATCAACCGGGTCCTCTCGGCGGGCGCACTCGGACAGGGCGAGAACCGGCGGCTGGTCCCCACGCGCTGGTCCATCACCGCCGTCGACGACACCGTCGGGAACTTCCTCCGGGGGAAGATTCGCAACGCCCCCAGCGTGGACACGACGCAGGTGTGGTACAACGAGTACCTCGGGAATCGCTTCTGGGTCCTCCTCGCGCCCGGCACGTGGGAGTTCGAACTCGTCGAGATGAAGGCGCCGGGGAGCATCTGGAACTGGAAGGACGCGGGCTACCTCCTCGCCAGCGACCGGGAAGGCTTCGAGGGCCGCAGCGGGTACGTCGAGGAGACGGCCGGAGCGTACTACGCCGCCCGACTGGGCGTCCTCGAACACCTCGCCGACATCGACCGGCAGGCGAAGGTGCTGGTGCTTCGCGAGGTCACGGAGGACTACTGGGGTCCCGCCGGGGTGTGGCAGGTCCGCGAGACGGTCCGGAACGCCTTCGGCGAGGGCGACCCCGACGAATCCGAGTCGTTCCACGACGCGGTCCGCCAGCTGGTCCCGCGACTGCCCGTCTCGATGGACCGCCTCCGGCGCAACTCCGGAACGGTTTCGGGCCTTCAGGCCAGTCTCGGTGACTACACGTGA
- a CDS encoding nicotinamide-nucleotide adenylyltransferase: MTRGFYIGRFQPYHAGHHAMVERIADDVDELVLGIGSADQSHTVHDPFTAGERIMMITKAVKDLDIITYAVPIEDLDRNAVWVSHVQSMSPNFEVAYSNNPLVIRLFEEAGVEVRSSPMFRREELEGTEVRERIRTDGDWESLVPEAVAGVIREIDGIGRLRQVGQTDGPTDEHNDTPA; the protein is encoded by the coding sequence ATGACGCGGGGGTTCTACATCGGGCGGTTCCAGCCGTACCACGCGGGTCACCACGCGATGGTCGAGCGAATCGCCGACGACGTCGACGAACTCGTCCTCGGCATCGGGAGCGCGGACCAGTCGCACACCGTCCACGACCCGTTCACCGCCGGCGAGCGCATCATGATGATAACGAAGGCCGTCAAGGACCTCGACATCATCACCTACGCGGTGCCCATCGAGGACCTCGACCGCAACGCCGTCTGGGTGAGCCACGTCCAGAGCATGTCCCCCAACTTCGAGGTGGCGTACTCGAACAACCCCCTCGTGATACGGCTGTTCGAGGAGGCGGGCGTCGAGGTGCGCTCCTCGCCCATGTTCCGCCGGGAGGAACTGGAGGGCACAGAGGTCAGAGAGCGCATCCGCACCGACGGCGACTGGGAGAGCCTCGTCCCCGAGGCCGTCGCGGGCGTCATCCGCGAGATAGACGGCATCGGTCGCCTCCGACAGGTGGGCCAGACCGACGGGCCGACTGACGAACACAACGACACCCCCGCATGA
- a CDS encoding Mut7-C RNAse domain-containing protein, with the protein MRLLLDVMCGGLRSYLRMCGHDTVYALDDAAPGDPSTEDAALARRARAEGRTLVTRDVQLAGRVEDAILLESRDVDEQLRELHAAGVPLELDDTPTYCGACNGPLVRLGDGESTPEYAPDTDEATVWRCRHCGQCFWKGSHWERVGETLAGL; encoded by the coding sequence GTGCGCCTCCTCCTCGACGTGATGTGTGGCGGCCTGCGGAGCTACCTCCGGATGTGCGGCCACGACACCGTCTACGCGCTGGACGACGCGGCACCGGGCGACCCGTCGACGGAGGACGCGGCCCTCGCGCGGCGCGCACGCGCGGAGGGTCGCACGCTCGTCACGCGGGACGTCCAACTGGCTGGTCGAGTCGAGGACGCGATACTGCTCGAATCGCGCGACGTGGACGAGCAGTTGCGCGAACTCCACGCGGCGGGCGTCCCCCTCGAACTGGACGACACGCCGACCTACTGCGGGGCCTGCAACGGCCCGCTGGTTCGTCTCGGGGACGGCGAGTCGACACCCGAGTACGCCCCCGACACGGACGAAGCGACGGTCTGGCGGTGTCGCCACTGCGGACAGTGTTTCTGGAAGGGGAGTCACTGGGAGCGCGTCGGGGAGACGCTGGCGGGCCTCTAG
- a CDS encoding SCP2 sterol-binding domain-containing protein, whose translation METQTEPLYFPSGDWFDEYERAIRADEQYARQAEGWGVDFDGDIVFEMTKMPIDDIDMDALPASLREQLDQYVRGGAGGDTTGYALLRLEDGDCLGAGLVEDPDAVDHGFLLSATMEQWKALLDREVGIIDGLMSAKFDLDGDMQKILQYTDSAQRLTEIAASIDADYVDEEFDG comes from the coding sequence ATGGAGACACAGACCGAACCGCTGTACTTCCCGAGCGGCGACTGGTTCGACGAGTACGAGCGCGCCATCCGCGCCGACGAGCAGTACGCACGACAGGCGGAGGGGTGGGGCGTCGACTTCGACGGCGACATCGTCTTCGAGATGACCAAGATGCCCATCGACGACATCGACATGGACGCGCTCCCGGCGTCGCTCCGCGAGCAACTCGACCAGTACGTCCGCGGCGGCGCGGGCGGCGACACCACCGGGTACGCGCTCCTCAGACTGGAAGACGGCGACTGTCTGGGGGCGGGCCTCGTCGAGGACCCCGACGCCGTGGACCACGGCTTCCTCCTCTCGGCGACGATGGAGCAGTGGAAGGCCCTGCTCGACCGCGAGGTGGGCATCATCGACGGTCTGATGAGCGCGAAGTTCGACCTCGACGGGGACATGCAGAAGATCCTCCAGTACACCGACTCCGCCCAGCGACTCACCGAGATCGCGGCGTCCATCGACGCCGACTACGTCGACGAGGAGTTCGACGGGTAG
- a CDS encoding CPBP family intramembrane glutamic endopeptidase — protein MPAWAAFVGLTTVVLVFLLALARASQSLVTEREPSDQTVHDGGHAPAWGHDLADALRRDDAPGPRDAADEFTTGLLLANVALSQGFLGFVLVAGAWYFRIPLAALGVDLGDPLSTGLPALGVGVALGLVLYVANAVGAASASAFGFEADESLREMLTPDDARGWTLLLGGVLPVIAGFEELLFRAAVVGATGAGFGLPLWGLALVSSLAFAAGHGAQGPAGIVVTGLLGFVLAAAFVLTNSLLAVFVAHYLVNALEFVVSGHFGLELG, from the coding sequence ATGCCCGCCTGGGCGGCGTTCGTCGGCCTGACGACCGTCGTCCTCGTCTTCTTACTGGCGCTCGCACGCGCCTCGCAGTCGCTCGTCACCGAGCGCGAGCCGTCCGACCAGACGGTACACGACGGCGGACACGCACCCGCCTGGGGACACGACCTCGCCGACGCGCTCCGGCGGGACGACGCTCCCGGTCCCCGAGACGCCGCCGACGAGTTCACGACCGGCCTCCTGCTCGCCAACGTCGCGCTCTCGCAGGGCTTTCTCGGGTTCGTCCTCGTCGCCGGCGCGTGGTACTTCCGGATTCCACTGGCAGCGCTCGGCGTCGACCTCGGGGACCCGCTCTCGACGGGTCTGCCGGCGCTCGGCGTCGGCGTCGCCCTCGGTCTCGTCCTCTACGTGGCGAACGCCGTGGGTGCGGCGAGTGCCTCGGCGTTCGGGTTCGAGGCCGACGAGTCGCTCAGGGAGATGCTCACACCGGACGACGCCCGCGGGTGGACGCTCCTGCTGGGTGGCGTCCTCCCGGTCATCGCCGGGTTCGAGGAACTGCTCTTCCGGGCGGCCGTCGTCGGTGCGACGGGCGCGGGCTTCGGCCTCCCCCTCTGGGGGCTGGCCCTCGTCTCCTCGCTCGCGTTCGCGGCCGGTCACGGCGCGCAGGGTCCGGCGGGAATCGTCGTGACGGGCCTGCTGGGGTTCGTCCTCGCGGCGGCGTTCGTCCTCACGAACAGCCTGCTGGCGGTCTTCGTCGCCCACTACCTCGTCAACGCACTGGAGTTCGTCGTCAGCGGTCACTTCGGCCTCGAACTGGGCTGA
- a CDS encoding SAM hydrolase/SAM-dependent halogenase family protein produces MITLASDFGSPYPAAMRGVVCSRTGARIVDVAHDLPRQDVRAGAFWLREVLPYFPPAVHCAVVDPGVGTDRAALVVRAGDHVLVGPDNGLLLPVARELADGGECTVFEWHADDPASSTFHGRDVFAPAAAAVHDADRIEDLDRASPTDDFVDLHLPEPEMGEDGATGEVLVVDDFGNVVTNVPGTVLDGRDRVVVNDESYPVVPSYAHRDPGEALVTVASHGNVELAVNRGRGDEAFGLGVGERVELSW; encoded by the coding sequence ATGATCACGCTCGCGAGCGACTTCGGGTCGCCGTACCCCGCCGCGATGCGCGGCGTGGTCTGCTCGCGGACCGGCGCCCGCATCGTGGACGTTGCCCACGACCTGCCCCGACAGGACGTCCGTGCCGGAGCCTTCTGGCTTCGCGAGGTCCTCCCGTACTTCCCGCCGGCGGTCCACTGCGCCGTCGTCGACCCCGGCGTCGGCACCGACCGCGCCGCCCTCGTCGTCCGGGCGGGCGACCACGTCCTCGTCGGCCCCGACAACGGCCTCCTCCTCCCGGTCGCCCGCGAACTCGCGGACGGCGGCGAGTGTACGGTCTTCGAGTGGCACGCCGACGACCCCGCCAGTTCGACGTTCCACGGCCGGGACGTGTTCGCTCCCGCCGCCGCGGCCGTCCACGACGCCGACCGAATCGAGGACCTCGACCGCGCCAGCCCGACCGACGACTTCGTGGACCTGCACCTCCCGGAACCCGAAATGGGGGAGGACGGCGCGACCGGCGAGGTCCTCGTCGTCGACGACTTCGGCAACGTGGTCACGAACGTCCCCGGGACGGTCCTCGACGGCCGCGACCGGGTCGTCGTGAACGACGAATCGTATCCCGTCGTCCCATCCTACGCCCACCGCGACCCCGGCGAGGCACTCGTCACCGTCGCCAGCCACGGCAACGTCGAACTCGCCGTCAACCGGGGGCGGGGCGACGAGGCGTTCGGCCTCGGGGTGGGGGAGCGCGTCGAACTGTCCTGGTAG
- a CDS encoding DUF5788 family protein, translating into MKEFERKVLLERIDREGATVGARIPERIEVQGEQVDLSEFVFEIKRRDTVPPGERDRVDQAKKNLRREKLQRRQRIEDDEVTFEEGEDLAESIIGIDRALSALESLGPANLEDEAKRKEALDQKRWMGFLKQVLGRESTSGRRR; encoded by the coding sequence ATGAAGGAGTTCGAGCGGAAGGTGTTGCTCGAACGCATCGACCGCGAGGGCGCGACGGTCGGTGCGCGCATCCCCGAGCGAATCGAGGTACAGGGCGAGCAGGTGGACCTCAGCGAGTTCGTCTTCGAGATCAAACGCCGGGACACCGTCCCGCCCGGCGAACGCGACCGGGTCGATCAGGCGAAGAAGAACCTCCGGCGGGAGAAACTCCAGCGCCGCCAGCGCATCGAGGACGACGAGGTCACCTTCGAGGAGGGCGAGGACCTCGCGGAGTCCATCATCGGCATCGACCGGGCGCTCTCCGCACTGGAGAGCCTCGGCCCGGCGAACCTCGAAGACGAGGCGAAACGCAAGGAGGCGCTCGACCAGAAGCGCTGGATGGGGTTCCTGAAGCAGGTCCTCGGCCGGGAATCCACGAGCGGGAGGCGCCGCTAG
- a CDS encoding DUF302 domain-containing protein: MLPIDPSELDAEDIGEKEATLHMDHEEAVEHVREVFTDAGFGVPVEFSPSELLNEKVDREALRASGSRTESDDADRDPYYVLGACNPAMADRALDISMKMGGLFPCNVVVWEEEPGVQHVYHLSIMRAGRLLGIAPDDEEMADLIADTGELVEEAFGNLDSE, translated from the coding sequence ATGCTACCGATAGACCCGTCCGAACTCGACGCGGAGGACATCGGCGAGAAGGAGGCGACGCTCCACATGGACCACGAGGAGGCGGTCGAACACGTCCGCGAGGTGTTCACGGACGCGGGCTTCGGCGTTCCCGTCGAGTTCTCGCCCTCGGAGTTGCTCAACGAGAAGGTCGACAGAGAGGCGCTTCGCGCCTCAGGCAGTCGGACAGAGTCCGACGACGCGGATCGGGACCCCTACTACGTGCTGGGGGCGTGCAACCCGGCGATGGCCGACCGGGCGCTCGACATCTCGATGAAGATGGGCGGCCTGTTCCCCTGCAACGTCGTCGTCTGGGAGGAGGAACCGGGCGTCCAGCACGTCTACCACCTCTCCATCATGCGCGCCGGGCGACTGCTCGGTATCGCGCCCGACGACGAGGAGATGGCGGACCTCATCGCGGACACGGGCGAACTCGTCGAGGAGGCCTTCGGGAACCTCGACAGCGAGTAG